Proteins from a single region of Catenulispora acidiphila DSM 44928:
- a CDS encoding ABC transporter permease, translating to MGIAGTVDPPPGRERARPLRPRRKTWRRALRRDWQLYSLAVLPVVFFVVFRYLPMIGNVIAFRRYVPGGSLFGEKWVGLRYFRMFMGDPEFWHVFGNTMILGGVTLLFTFPLPIVLALLLNEVRSAKLKRFVQSVSYLPHFLSIVVVAGLIMQLLSVNGAVNQGLRAVGHAPIPFLQQPEWFRTIYVSSEVWQGLGWGTILYLAALTTIDHQLYEQARIDGANRWRQTWHVTLPGIRPMMVTLLVLNIGTFMAVGFEKILLLYNPLTYSTADVIPTYLYRVGVVSGSFSYGAAIGLFESVIGLILVVAANQISRRAVGTGLW from the coding sequence ATGGGCATCGCCGGCACCGTCGATCCACCACCAGGGCGCGAACGGGCCCGGCCGCTCCGACCGCGGCGCAAGACCTGGCGCCGGGCACTGCGCCGGGACTGGCAGCTGTATTCGCTGGCGGTCCTGCCGGTGGTGTTCTTCGTGGTCTTCCGCTATCTGCCGATGATCGGCAACGTCATCGCCTTCCGGCGCTACGTGCCCGGCGGCAGTCTGTTCGGCGAGAAGTGGGTCGGGCTGCGCTACTTCCGCATGTTCATGGGCGACCCGGAGTTCTGGCACGTCTTCGGCAACACCATGATCCTCGGCGGCGTGACACTCCTGTTCACCTTCCCGTTGCCGATCGTGCTGGCGCTGCTGCTGAACGAGGTGCGCTCGGCCAAGCTCAAGCGGTTCGTGCAGTCGGTGTCCTACCTGCCGCACTTCCTGTCGATCGTCGTCGTCGCCGGCCTGATCATGCAGCTGCTGTCGGTCAACGGCGCGGTGAACCAGGGGCTGCGCGCGGTCGGCCACGCGCCGATCCCGTTCCTGCAGCAGCCCGAATGGTTCCGGACCATCTACGTGTCCTCCGAGGTCTGGCAGGGCCTGGGCTGGGGAACCATCCTGTATCTGGCGGCCCTGACCACCATCGACCACCAGCTCTACGAGCAGGCCCGGATCGACGGCGCGAACCGCTGGCGGCAGACCTGGCACGTCACCCTGCCCGGCATCCGGCCGATGATGGTCACGCTGCTCGTCTTGAACATCGGCACTTTCATGGCGGTCGGATTCGAGAAGATCCTGCTGCTGTACAACCCGCTGACGTATTCCACGGCCGATGTCATCCCGACGTATCTGTACCGGGTCGGCGTGGTGTCGGGCAGCTTCAGCTACGGCGCGGCCATCGGCCTGTTCGAGTCGGTGATCGGCCTGATCCTGGTGGTCGCGGCCAACCAGATCTCCCGGCGCGCGGTGGGGACGGGGCTGTGGTGA
- a CDS encoding acetylxylan esterase, with product MALFDLPLDQLERYLPDVPEPADFDAFWQRSLNTADGCPPLLDVQPEPTDLELVQTWDVAFPGFGGDPIRAWYCRPAGVSDPLPAVVEFLGYGRGRGLPHERLTWAAAGYAHLLMDTRGQGDQYGTGGRTPDPHATALGGPGPMTRGVLHPDDYYYRRLITDAVRAVDAVRALPGVDAGRIAVVGNSQGGGLALAVAGLVPDVAAVMASVPFLCHIQRAIDITDSTPYGEIVSYLSVHRDAEAAVRRTLSYVDAVGFARRAVAPAHFGVGLRDTVCPPSTVFAAYNHYGAADRTIHVYPFNHHEGGDAVHTARQLRWLRSRLAAVDGAAPGGRQTSNNPASELFSEKQNSMTPAPSAPGPRRPSS from the coding sequence ATGGCCCTGTTCGACCTGCCACTGGACCAACTTGAACGGTATCTTCCGGACGTGCCTGAGCCCGCCGACTTCGACGCGTTCTGGCAGAGGTCCCTGAACACCGCCGACGGCTGCCCGCCACTGCTCGACGTCCAGCCCGAACCCACAGACCTCGAACTCGTCCAGACCTGGGATGTCGCCTTTCCCGGATTCGGCGGCGATCCGATTCGGGCCTGGTACTGCCGGCCCGCGGGCGTGAGCGATCCGCTTCCGGCGGTGGTGGAGTTCCTCGGCTACGGTCGCGGCCGTGGCCTGCCGCACGAGCGGCTGACGTGGGCCGCGGCCGGCTACGCGCACCTGCTGATGGACACCCGGGGACAGGGCGATCAGTACGGCACCGGCGGTAGGACTCCCGACCCGCACGCGACGGCGCTGGGTGGTCCGGGACCGATGACCCGCGGTGTCCTGCACCCCGACGACTACTACTACCGGCGCTTGATCACCGATGCCGTGCGGGCGGTCGACGCCGTCAGGGCTCTGCCGGGTGTGGACGCGGGCCGGATCGCGGTGGTGGGCAACAGCCAGGGGGGCGGGCTGGCGCTCGCCGTCGCCGGTCTCGTGCCGGATGTGGCCGCGGTGATGGCGTCAGTCCCCTTCCTGTGCCACATCCAGCGGGCGATCGACATCACCGACAGCACGCCTTATGGCGAGATCGTGAGCTACCTGTCGGTTCACCGCGATGCCGAAGCAGCGGTGCGGCGCACCCTGTCGTATGTGGACGCGGTCGGCTTCGCACGTCGGGCTGTCGCCCCGGCGCACTTCGGCGTCGGCCTGCGGGATACCGTCTGCCCGCCGAGTACCGTGTTCGCGGCCTACAACCACTACGGTGCCGCGGACCGCACGATACATGTCTACCCGTTCAACCATCATGAGGGCGGCGACGCCGTGCACACCGCCCGTCAGCTGCGGTGGTTGCGTTCGCGGCTCGCCGCCGTGGACGGTGCGGCGCCCGGTGGCCGGCAGACGTCGAACAACCCGGCCTCTGAGTTGTTCAGCGAGAAGCAGAACTCGATGACACCGGCGCCGTCGGCTCCTGGACCGAGGAGGCCGAGTAGCTGA
- a CDS encoding beta-xylosidase/alpha-l-arabinosidase, whose product MTSQMSADTDSAPGVPPLWRNPRLTPQERADALIPVMTLEEKVAQLAGVWVGADASGGGVAPHQQDMAPLAWEDVIRHGLGQLTRPFGTAPVDPVAGARSLAASQAQIAAASRFGIPAQVHEECLTGFATWGATAYPAPLAWGASFDPELVEQMTGRIGRSMRAVGVHQGLAPVLDVTRDYRWGRTEETIGEDPHLVGVIGAAYVRGLENAGIVASLKHFAGYSASRGGRNLGPVPMGRRELADVVLPPFEAALRLGGARSVMNSYSEIDGVPAAADEQLLTGLLRDQWGFTGTLVSDYFAVRFLQSLHAVAGDAAHAADLALRAGIDVELPTVDVFGTPLTEAVRAGAVEEALIDRALRRVLIQKAELGLLDPDWRALPEEIEAGPVSLDSEEDREIALRLARRSVTVLRNENGILPLMPDRRVALIGPVADDPMAMLGCYSFPAHVSGNTEHGLGLEIPSLREALSATIADLLYEPGCAISDDDTSGIAAAAGVAAAADVCVLAVGDRAGLFGRGTSGEGCDAADLNLPGVQAELVRAVLATGTPVVLVLLAGRPYALGEDVADAAGIVYAFFAGQLGGQAIAEVLTGAVNPCGRLPVSVPRDSGGLPVTYLAPPLGRRSQVSSVDPTPAFPFGHGLSYTTFAWSGAAADSAEWPVDGEATVRITVSNSGERAGTEVVQLYLHDPVAQTSRPVVRLVGFARVDLAPGESAEVAFEVPADLASFTGLRGTRVVEPGDVELRFGRSSGEAAAIVPLRMTGAEREVGPGRRLTSPVRVERSPAPAPSKPGR is encoded by the coding sequence ATGACCAGTCAGATGTCCGCCGACACGGATTCGGCGCCCGGCGTCCCTCCGTTATGGCGCAATCCCCGACTCACGCCGCAGGAACGCGCCGACGCCCTCATCCCTGTGATGACTCTCGAGGAGAAGGTCGCGCAGTTGGCCGGGGTATGGGTCGGCGCCGATGCTTCCGGCGGCGGCGTCGCCCCGCATCAGCAGGACATGGCCCCCCTCGCGTGGGAGGACGTGATCCGGCACGGGCTGGGACAGCTGACCCGGCCGTTCGGGACGGCTCCGGTCGATCCGGTGGCCGGGGCCCGGTCGCTGGCCGCCTCCCAGGCGCAGATCGCCGCTGCCAGCCGCTTCGGGATCCCGGCGCAGGTGCACGAGGAATGCCTGACCGGTTTCGCGACCTGGGGCGCGACGGCCTACCCGGCGCCGCTGGCCTGGGGCGCGTCCTTCGACCCGGAACTCGTGGAGCAGATGACCGGCCGGATCGGCCGCTCGATGCGGGCGGTCGGTGTCCACCAGGGGCTGGCTCCGGTGCTGGACGTGACTCGCGACTACCGCTGGGGCCGCACCGAGGAGACCATCGGGGAGGATCCTCATCTGGTCGGCGTGATCGGCGCGGCCTATGTCAGAGGCCTGGAGAACGCCGGGATCGTCGCGTCGCTCAAGCACTTCGCCGGCTACTCCGCCTCCCGCGGCGGACGCAACCTCGGCCCGGTGCCCATGGGACGCCGTGAGCTGGCCGACGTCGTCCTGCCGCCGTTCGAGGCGGCACTGCGCCTGGGCGGCGCCCGCTCGGTGATGAACTCCTACTCCGAGATCGACGGGGTGCCCGCCGCGGCCGACGAACAACTGCTGACCGGGCTGCTCCGCGACCAATGGGGATTCACCGGCACGCTTGTCTCGGACTACTTCGCGGTGCGCTTCCTTCAGTCATTGCACGCGGTGGCCGGCGACGCGGCACACGCCGCGGATTTGGCCCTGCGGGCCGGCATCGACGTGGAACTTCCAACGGTGGACGTCTTCGGCACGCCGCTCACCGAGGCGGTCCGCGCCGGCGCGGTCGAGGAGGCTCTGATCGACCGGGCTTTACGCAGAGTCCTGATCCAGAAGGCGGAACTCGGCCTGCTCGACCCGGACTGGCGGGCGCTGCCCGAGGAGATCGAAGCCGGTCCGGTGAGCCTGGACAGCGAGGAGGACCGCGAGATCGCCCTGCGCTTGGCCCGCCGGTCGGTAACGGTGCTGCGCAACGAGAACGGAATCCTGCCGCTGATGCCGGACCGGCGCGTCGCGCTGATCGGCCCGGTCGCCGACGATCCGATGGCGATGCTGGGATGCTATTCCTTTCCCGCGCACGTTAGCGGTAACACCGAACACGGCCTCGGTCTGGAAATCCCCTCGCTCCGCGAGGCGCTCAGCGCGACGATCGCCGACCTGCTCTACGAGCCCGGATGCGCGATATCCGATGACGACACCTCCGGCATCGCCGCCGCGGCCGGCGTGGCGGCCGCGGCCGACGTATGCGTCCTGGCCGTCGGCGACCGCGCCGGCCTGTTCGGCCGCGGCACCTCGGGCGAGGGCTGCGATGCGGCCGACCTGAATCTGCCGGGGGTGCAGGCCGAACTGGTCCGCGCCGTTCTCGCCACAGGAACACCGGTGGTCCTGGTCCTGCTGGCCGGCCGGCCCTACGCGCTCGGCGAAGACGTCGCAGACGCCGCCGGCATCGTCTACGCCTTCTTCGCCGGCCAGCTCGGCGGACAGGCGATCGCCGAGGTCCTGACCGGCGCGGTGAACCCCTGCGGCCGGCTTCCGGTCAGCGTCCCGCGCGATTCCGGCGGTCTGCCGGTGACCTATCTCGCCCCGCCGCTGGGCCGCCGCTCGCAGGTCTCCTCGGTGGATCCGACGCCGGCGTTCCCGTTCGGGCACGGCCTGAGCTACACGACGTTCGCCTGGAGCGGCGCCGCGGCCGACAGCGCCGAATGGCCGGTCGACGGCGAGGCCACAGTCCGGATCACCGTCAGCAACAGCGGCGAGCGCGCGGGCACCGAAGTCGTCCAGCTGTATCTGCACGATCCGGTCGCGCAGACCTCGCGACCCGTCGTGCGACTGGTCGGCTTCGCGCGCGTCGATCTGGCGCCCGGCGAGAGCGCCGAGGTGGCCTTCGAAGTCCCGGCCGACCTCGCCTCGTTCACCGGCCTGCGCGGCACCCGCGTCGTGGAGCCCGGCGACGTCGAGCTGCGGTTCGGCCGCTCCAGCGGCGAGGCGGCCGCGATCGTGCCGCTGCGCATGACCGGTGCCGAACGCGAGGTGGGCCCGGGCCGCCGTCTGACCTCACCTGTCCGCGTCGAGCGCTCGCCGGCGCCCGCGCCGTCGAAGCCGGGGAGATGA
- a CDS encoding carbohydrate ABC transporter permease — protein METGRGYRVFQIINALILTGVVIVTLYPFVNIVAQSFSSESSITSGHVNLLPRGFNLTTYKTVMSDSAFWENYRNTVVYTVLATGVSMVLTTCYAYVLSKKHLKGRKVLIAIALFTMFFNGGLIPNYVLVSDLGLRNSVWAIVLPNAISVFNLLVMKSFFENLPAELEEAAAVDGLSTYGILGRIVLPLSKAVLATMVLFYAVSFWNSWFSAFLYMDRSSLFPVTVYLRNLIAGASGGADQSAASDTALQIASNIQAVTIVLTVLPILVIYPFVQRYFVKGVMLGAVKG, from the coding sequence GTGGAGACCGGTCGGGGCTACCGGGTCTTCCAAATCATCAATGCCCTGATCCTCACCGGCGTTGTCATCGTGACGCTGTATCCGTTCGTGAACATCGTCGCGCAGTCCTTCAGCTCCGAGAGCTCCATCACCTCCGGACACGTGAACCTCCTGCCCCGGGGCTTCAACCTCACCACCTACAAGACGGTGATGTCGGACTCGGCGTTCTGGGAGAACTACCGCAACACGGTGGTCTACACGGTCCTCGCCACCGGCGTGTCGATGGTGCTGACCACCTGCTACGCCTACGTGCTGTCCAAGAAGCACTTGAAGGGCCGCAAGGTCCTGATCGCGATCGCGCTGTTCACCATGTTCTTCAACGGCGGCCTGATCCCGAACTACGTGCTGGTCAGCGATCTGGGCCTGCGCAACAGCGTCTGGGCGATCGTGCTGCCCAACGCGATCAGCGTGTTCAACCTGCTGGTCATGAAGTCGTTCTTCGAGAACCTGCCCGCCGAGCTGGAGGAGGCGGCCGCGGTCGACGGCCTGAGCACCTACGGCATCCTGGGCCGGATCGTGCTGCCCTTGTCCAAGGCGGTTCTGGCCACGATGGTCCTGTTCTACGCGGTCTCGTTCTGGAACTCGTGGTTCTCGGCGTTCCTCTACATGGACCGCTCCAGCCTGTTCCCGGTCACCGTCTACCTGCGCAACCTGATCGCCGGCGCCTCCGGCGGCGCCGACCAGTCGGCCGCCAGCGACACCGCGCTGCAGATCGCCTCGAACATCCAGGCCGTGACCATCGTGCTCACGGTGCTCCCGATCCTGGTCATCTACCCGTTCGTCCAGCGGTACTTCGTCAAGGGCGTGATGCTCGGCGCGGTCAAGGGCTAG